Genomic window (bacterium):
GCGACTTCCGCCCCCTCGAAATCGGCCTCGTCGTAGCCGTTGGGTACGAATCGCGCCGGGACGTTTTCCCCGAGGCGACGCCGGAACGCGTCCGCCATACCGCTGGTGACGGCGACGACGGCCGCGGCCTGCTCGAGCACGCGGCCCTCCGCCCGGCGCGCCCGCCGGCGATGGAAGGCCGTAGGGAACGCCGCGAAAGGGTTGTCGGCCCAGGCGTCGCGGTAGTCCAAAATTAACGGGACACCGGCCTCGCGCGCCAGCGCCGCGGCCGCGACGTGCGACGTAAAAGGGGGCGCGGTAGAAAAAATAAGTTTTACGGGGGAACGCTGGAGAAGACGCCGCGCCGCGCGCGTCGCCGGGCGGGCGAACCTCGCGTAGACGTCCGGAAAAGAGAAGAACCGGCGAGCCGTCAACGCGGCCTTCCGGCCGGCCTTCGCGAAAAAACCGGGCCGCCGGCGCGCGAACGCCCGGGCGACTTCCGCGCCGTCCTCGAAATCCCGGCCCCGGCCGGCCCATATCACTTCCGCCTCGGCCGGCAGCTCCTCCAACAACGACGCGTCGTACGCGTGGTAGCCGCCGGCGCCGGCGACGACCAGCGGCCGCCAAGCGAACGCGGGCAAATATTTGACGAACTTGAGCGCCCGCAAGACGGCGCCGCCGCCCATCGGTGGAAAGAAATACGAGAGGAATAGCACGTCGCGCATAAAAGATAAAAAGCCGGCGTCGTCCGGCCGCCTCCCGCCATACCTGTCAGATTGCCTTAATTAAAAGTCCCGTTCGACGACGTGGTACGATTTCAACTGCGTTAGAAAGGTGAACCGGGCGGCGTTGGGAACGCCCATCTCGTCGCCGGCGTATTGGAGGTAACCCTTTTGGGGTTTAAACCAGCCGTACTGGACGTAGCTCTGCTCGACGTCGCCGCCTTGCGTCATATGGAACACGGCGTAGACCGTCCGCCGGACCTTATAACATCCCTCGAACGTCCCTATGGGTATGGCGAGGTCCTCTTTCGTTACGACATGGCAGACGATCTCCACGTCGACGGCGTCGTCGCGGCCGTCGTTATCTACGTCCGCGGGCAGGCCCAGGCACAACGGCGAGAGACGCTGCTGCTTCGCCTCGAGCCAGCTACGATTCACGCGTAAGGGGTACTTTAGATATTCCCAAGGAGGGTCGAAGTAGACGGCGCCGGTGGGAACGCCGCCGACGTAAAACTCCCGGCCCAAACCCTCGACGTAGTTCTCGTCGTCGTCGCGGAGGAAACAGATCTCGTATTGGTCGACCCCCGGGGAAAAGCGTACGAGGCGCTGGGCGACGCGCCCGGCGACGACCACCTCGCCGTCGAAGGTTTCCGTATACTCCGAAGGTTCGCCGTAGGGGACGTTGTTGAAGTAGCGCTGGCAGCCGTAGGTCCAGCTCGAGCCGTCGCCGTTGGGGAAGTACGCCGGCGCGCCGCCGTCCCCTACCGGCGGCCTGTCGCCGACGTTGCTACAGCCGGCGGTGAGGGCGAGCGCCGCCGCCGCGATGGATAACGTCTTTCGCATATACGCGACGAGGGCCTCTCGCGGCCCTCGCGTTCGCGCCCGGAGGGATTCGAACCCCCAACCTACGGATCCGTAGTCCGTTGCTCTATCCAAATTGAGCCACGGGCGCTTTGGCATATTATTTTAACAGATAAGAACGTACGGCGTCAAGCGCTAGTGCCGACGGCCGTGTAAACCCCGCCCCACGATTCTGAAATACTTCCCCACCGCCCCGGCCTTGAGTACCGCTTTTACTTTCTCGACGACGAACCGCGCCGACGATACCCGCATTAAAATAAAGCCGACCCTCAGACGCCGCAGCTCCTCGAGCCCCAGGCCCGGTTGAAGAAGGATGGGGATATTGTCCGGCGGGCGGAAAAGCTTGCGCTGGCCTTCGTTCACGTACGGCGCCGACCACCTGAACCCCGGCGGCATAAGGCCGTTCTCCCAAGCGTACTTCT
Coding sequences:
- a CDS encoding glycosyltransferase: MRDVLFLSYFFPPMGGGAVLRALKFVKYLPAFAWRPLVVAGAGGYHAYDASLLEELPAEAEVIWAGRGRDFEDGAEVARAFARRRPGFFAKAGRKAALTARRFFSFPDVYARFARPATRAARRLLQRSPVKLIFSTAPPFTSHVAAAALAREAGVPLILDYRDAWADNPFAAFPTAFHRRRARRAEGRVLEQAAAVVAVTSGMADAFRRRLGENVPARFVPNGYDEADFEGAEVAPAGPFTVAYAGQFYPGRMPWTFLRAASAFAAKRRLSGDDFRVLFLGPMPRAVRAGMDRYGVRVEATGLLSHGDAVRAVRAADVNLLIIGSQPGAGATLTGKIFEYLRAGRPILALVPPDGEAAALVEEFGAGAVVEPDDAQGAEAALARLYDGRSTAPGAVPAGLARFERRNLAAQLAALFDDVAGP